A window from Peromyscus eremicus chromosome 1, PerEre_H2_v1, whole genome shotgun sequence encodes these proteins:
- the Arap1 gene encoding arf-GAP with Rho-GAP domain, ANK repeat and PH domain-containing protein 1: protein MAESSDAALSVAEWLRALHLEQYTALFEQHGLVWTTECQGLSDTILLDMGMHLPGHRRRILAGLLRAHAPPAPVPRPAPRPVPMKRHIFRSPPVPVTPPEPPPTAGEDEVLPAAPPIPPRRSCLAPACFTHPSTASADPVLPPLPAKRHSIEPSVPPVPPRTGPPYPQTSLPSKEEVLLPQVSPRPQPEPSETLSTLLSAFPQGPQQPLSPAPCPPEIPPKPPRLFPEFDDSDYDDIPEEGPRAPANVMTKEEPLPSRVPRAVRVASLLSEGEELSGDDAEDEDDHAYEGIPNGGWPTGGLNPPFRSLIPDLPPHPMDELPGGSTPITPVIKAGWLDKNPPQGSYIYQRRWVRLDADYLRYFDSNKDAYSKRFVPVAGICRVAAIGDQKFEVITNNRTFAFRAESDVERNEWMQALQQAVAEQRSRARLSSASVLGVRGPEQPDRAGSLELRGFKNKLYVAVVGDKVQLYKNLEEFQLGIGITFIDMNVGNVKEADRRSFDLTTPYRIFSFSADSESEKEQWLEAMQGAIAEALSTSEVAERIWAAAPNRFCADCGASQPDWASINLCVVICKSCAGEHRGLGAGVSKVRSLKMDRKVWTETLIQLFLQLGNGPGNHFWAANVPPSEALQPSSSPGARRYHLEAKYREGKYRRYHPLFGNQEELDKALCAAVTTTDLAETQALLGCGAGVSCFSGDPAAPTPLALAEQAGQTLQMEFLRNNQSTEVPRLDSVKPLEKHYSVILPTVSHSGFLYKTASAGKPLQDRRAREEFSRRWCVLSDGVLSYYENERAVTPNGEIRANEIVCLAVSPLDTHGFEHTFEVYTEGERLYLFGLENAELAHEWVKCIAKAFVPPLAEDLLARDFERLGRLPYKAGLSLQQAQEGWFALAGSELRAVFPEGPWEEPLQLRRLQELSIQGDNENQVLVLVERRRTLYIQGERRLDFMGWLGAIQKAAASLGDTLSEQQLGDSDIPVIVYRCVDYITQCGLTSEGIYRKCGQTSKTQRLLESLRQDARSVHLKEGEQHVDDVSSALKRFLRDLPDGLFTRAQRLAWLEASEIEDEEEKISRYRELLVHLPPVNRATVKALISHLYCVQCFSDTNQMNTHNLAIVFGPTLFQTDGQDYKAGKVVEDLINHYVVVFSVDEEELRKQREEVTAIVKMRVAGTASGTQHAGDFICTVYLEEKKVETEQHVKIPASMTAEELALEILDRRNVSIREKDYWTCFEVNEKEEAERPLHFAEKVLPIVHGLGIDSHLVVKKYQSMEAMLLYLASRVGDTKHGMMKFREDRSLLGLGLPSGGFHDRYFILNSSCLRLYKEVRSHRPEKEWPVKSLKVYLGVKKKLRPPTCWGFTVVHETEKHEKQQWYLCCDTQMELREWFATFLSVQHDGLVWPSEPSRVSRAVPEVRMGSVSLIPLRGSENEMRRSVAAFTADPLSLLRHV from the exons ATGGCAGAAAGCAGCGATGCCGCTCTGTCGGTAGCTGAGTGGCTTCGGGCGCTGCACCTGGAGCAGTACACGGCCCTCTTTGAGCAGCATGGACTGGTGTGGACCACCGAATGCCAAGGCCTCAGTGATACCATCCTGTTGGACATGGGCATGCACCTCCCTGGCCACCGCCGCCGAATCCTGGCTGGTCTGCTCCGTGCCCATGCACCCCCCGCCCCCGTGCCTCGCCCTGCCCCGCGGCCTGTGCCCATGAAGCGGCACATCTTCCGTTCACCGCCTGTGCCCGTCACTCCGCCTGAACCGCCGCCCACGGCTGGAGAGGATGAGGTGCTGCCTGCGGCCCCGCCTATTCCACCCCGAAGGAGCTGTCTCGCACCTGCCTGCTTCACTCACCCATCCACAGCTTCCGCGGACCCTGTGCTGCCCCCACTGCCTGCCAAGCGGCACTCCATAGAACCAAGTGTTCCTCCTGTACCTCCTCGTACTGGACCCCCCTACCCCCAGACCAG CCTTCCCTCTAAGGAGGAGGTATTGCTGCCACAGGTGTCACCCCGTCCCCAACCAGAGCCTTCAGAGACCCTGTCCACCCTCCTGTCTGCCTTCCCCCAGGGGCCTCAGCAGCCTCTGTCTCCGGCTCCCTGTCCTCCTGAGATCCCTCCCAAGCCTCCCCGCCTGTTCCCAGAGTTTG acGACTCTGACTATGATGATATCCCAGAGGAGGGCCCGCGGGCCCCAGCCAACGTGATGACCAAG GAGGAGCCCTTGCCAAGCCGAGTCCCACGGGCCGTGCGGGTGGCTAGTCTGCTGAGCGAGGGGGAGGAGCTGTCTGGGGATGATGCCGAAGATGAGGATGACCATGCCTATGAGGGTATCCCCAA TGGCGGGTGGCCCACCGGTGGCCTGAACCCACCCTTCCGGAGCCTGATCCCCGATCTCCCACCACACCCCATGGATGAGCTGCCTGGGGGCTCCACCCCCATCACACCGGTCAtcaaggctggctggctggacaaGAACCCACCACAGGG GTCTTACATCTATCAGAGGCGATGGGTGAGACTGGATGCTGACTACCTGCGATACTTCGACAGTAACAAG GATGCCTACTCTAAGCGCTTTGTCCCTGTAGCCGGCATCTGCCGGGTAGCTGCTATTGGGGACCAGAAGTTTGAAGTGATCACAAACAATCGGACCTTCGCCTTCCGGGCAGAGAGCGATG TGGAGCGGAACGAGTGGATGCAGGCTTTGCAGCAGGCAGTGGCTGAGCAGCGATCCCGTGCTCGGCTCTCTAGTGCTTCTGTGTTGGGAGTTCGAGGTCCTGAGCAGCCTGACCGCGCTGGCAGCCTGGAGCTACGAGGCTTCAAGAATAAGCTTTATGTGGCAGTGGTTGGGGACAAAGTACAACTCTATAAGAATCTGGAG GAGTTCCAGCTGGGCATCGGTATCACCTTCATCGACATGAATGTGGGCAATGTGAAGGAAGCGGACCGGCGCAGCTTCGACCTCACGACCCCCTACCGCATCTTCAG cttctcagctgattcAGAGTCAGAGAAGGAGCAGTGGCTGGAGGCCATGCAGGGAGCCATCGCAGAGGCCCTGTCTACCTCAGAGGTGGCCGAGCGCATCTGGGCTGCTGCCCCCAACAGGTTCTGTGCGGACTGTGGGGCTTCGCAGCCCGACTGGGCCTCCATCAATCTCTGTGTTGTCATCTGCAAGAGCTGTGCAG GGGAGCACCGTGGCCTGGGGGCTGGAGTGTCCAAGGTGCGGAGCCTGAAGATGGACAGGAAAGTGTGGACAGAAACACTCATCCAG CTCTTCTTACAGCTGGGCAATGGCCCTGGGAACCACTTCTGGGCCGCCAACGTGCCCCCTAGTGAGGCCCTGCAGCCCAGCAGCAGCCCTGGTGCCAGGCGATACCACCTGGAGGCCAAGTACCGAGAGGGCAAGTACCGTCGCTACCACCCACTCTTTGGCAACCAAGAGGAGCTGGACAAG GCCCTGTGTGCTGCAGTGACTACCACGGACCTGGCTGAGACCCAGGCACTCCTGGGCTGTGGGGCTGGGGTCAGCTGCTTCTCAGGGGACCCCGCAGCCCCCACACCCCTGGCTCTCGCTGAGCAGGCTGGACAGACGCTGCAGATGGAGTTTCTACGGAATAACCAGAGCACAG AGGTCCCTCGGCTGGACTCAGTGAAGCCCTTGGAAAAGCACTACTCCGTTATCCTGCCAACTGTGAGCCACAGTGGCTTCCTGTACAAAACTGCTTCTGCCGGCAAGCCTCTACAGGACCGCCGGGCCCGGGAAG AGTTCAGCCGGCGCTGGTGTGTCCTTAGTGATGGGGTCCTGAGTTACTACGAGAATGAACGGGCAGTGACACCCAATGGGGAGATTCGGGCCAACGAGATTGTATGCCTGGCAGTTTCCCCTCTGGACACCCACGG CTTTGAGCACACCTTTGAGGTGTACACAGAGGGAGAACGGCTGTACCTGTTTGGGCTGGAGAATGCAGAGCTCGCTCACGAGTGGGTCAAGTGCATTGCCAAG GCATTCGTGCCTCCCCTGGCTGAGGACCTGCTAGCCCGGGACTTTGAGCGGCTTGGGCGCCTACCCTACAAAGCTGGCCTGAGCCTCCAGCAGGCCCAGGAAGGCTGGTTCGCCTTGGCTGGCTCTGAGCTCCGGGCTGTCTTCCCAGAGGGGCCCTGGGAAGAGCCCCTGCAACTCCGGAGACTGCAAGAGCTTT CCATCCAAGGAGACAACGAGAACCAAGTTCTGGTGCTGGTAGAGCGGAGGAG GACGCTGTACATCCAGGGCGAGCGGCGACTGGACTTCATGGGTTGGCTAGGGGCCATCCAGAAAGCCGCAGCCAGCTTGGGAGACACACTCTCAGAGCAACAGCTTGGGGACTCAGACATCCCAGTGATTGTGTACCGCTGTGTGGACTACATCACACAGTGtg GCTTGACCTCGGAGGGTATCTATCGAAAGTGTGGTCAGACCTCTAAGACCCAGAGACTGCTGGAGAGCCTGCGGCAGGATGCACGCTCCGTACACCTCAAAGAGGGAGAACAGCACGTGGATGACGTCTCCTCTGCACTCAAGCGCTTCCTGAGGGACCTGCCTGATGGGCTCTTCACGCGTGCGCAGCGCCTGGCCTGGCTGGAGGCCTCTG AGATCgaggatgaggaggaaaagaTCTCCAGGTACCGAGAGCTCTTGGTGCATCTGCCCCCTGTCAACCGGGCCACCGTGAAGGCCCTTATCAGCCATCTGTACTG TGTACAGTGCTTCTCAGACACAaaccaaatgaacacacacaaccTGGCTATTGTGTTCGGGCCCACGCTCTTCCAGACGGATGGGCAGGACTACAAGGCCGGCAAGGTGGTGGAAGACCTCATCAATCACTATGTGGTGGTGTTTAGT GTGGACGAGGAGGagctgaggaagcagagggaggaagtCACTGCCATTGTGAAGATGCGTGTGGCTGGCACTGCCAGTGGGACCCAG CATGCCGGTGACTTCATCTGCACCGTGTACCTGGAGGAGAAGAAGGTGGAGACTGAACAGCATGTCAAG ATCCCGGCATCCATGACAGCAGAGGAGCTTGCCCTGGAGATCCTGGACCGCCGCAATGTGAGCATCAGGGAAAAGGATTACTGGACTTGCTTTGAGGTCAACgagaaggaggaggcag AGCGCCCATTACACTTTGCGGAGAAGGTGCTGCCCATTGTGCATGGGCTGGGCATAGACAGCCACCTGGTGGTGAAGAAGTACCAGTCCATGGAGGCCATGCTGTTGTATTTGG CCAGCCGTGTGGGTGACACCAAGCATGGCATGATGAAGTTCCGTGAGGACCGAAGCCTCCTGGGTCTGGGGCTGCCCTCAGGTGGCTTCCACGATCGCTACTTCATTCTCAACAGCAGCTGTCTACGGCTCTACAAGGAGGTTCGG AGTCACCGGCCTGAGAAGGAGTGGCCTGTCAAGAGCCTCAAAGTCTACCTGGGTGTAAAGAAGAAACTGCGGCCACCTACTTG CTGGGGCTTCACCGTGGTCCACGAGACAGAGAAGCATGAGAAGCAGCAATG GTACCTCTGCTGTGACACTCAGATGGAACTCCGGGAGTGGTTTGCCACCTTCCTCTCTGTACAG CACGACGGCCTGGTGTGGCCCTCAGAGCCCTCTCGAGTGTCCCGGGCAGTGCCCGAGGTCCGGATGGGCAGTGTATCATTGATCCCTCTGCGTGGCAGTGAAAATGAAATGCGCCGGAGTGTGGCAGCCTTCACTGCTGACCCCCTTTCT CTCCTCCGTCATGTCTGA